The DNA sequence ATGAAAAGCCTCTTACTGTGAAATTTTTAATGCGCAACAGTTCAGGTGTTTTGTACATTCGGTTCGAACCGACGGTCTTGGAGGCTCACATGCAGAATACCACTTCCATTATACTATTCTTGATTAATCAAGTGGTCCACTTTGTCTGTGATATATTACGTTATTGGTTGTATATGACTCGCATTTGTTTATATCATGTCTAGGAAAAGGGGTTTTCGTCTGACACCCTAGTTATATCTCCATTAGACAAAATATAACGAATCCAGAGGCGAAAGAGGTCCTTACCCAACCAATACTCGGCGGAGGGGTCACCGAAGCCCATTTTATACTGTTCCCAAGACCTTGAGAAATTCTGTTGGAGAAATTCGTAGGAGCGAACGAGAATGGCCGTCCAAGGTCCGTCCTTGTTCATGTTGCACCACACTTCcatgctctcattttctctgtcggCGCAGTTAAAGCATTATTCTCCCTAATTTACATTATCCTACTCCCCGACTTTAGAGTGTAGGGTAGTTCTTACGATCAAGTTTTGTCCACTGTGATTCATCAAGGTGAAAAATTATATGTCAGTAATAAGTGTTCCATTTAAACTTATACACGGAGGAACTGTGCCATAGAAAAACAGCATTTACAAAAGGACAAACACTTACGTTTTAGGATAAATGGTGTACTGGCCGCTTTTGGCCTTGCCTTGCATCCAGAGATCGGCACAATCTTGGGGCTTCCTGgagaaataaaatgtttatttagtGACCGTGATAAAGAAATAACCAaggatatttatttgtatgtataatgggTTGAGTAATATATCTAGGCAATATAATTATGGTCAAACCTTGCATCTTGAGAGGAAAAATTACTAATTATCTCCCCCAAATGAGTTATTTCGCTTTCTTTCAGTGTCAACATGTTCTCCTGTTCTGTGATTTTATCGTCTTGTTCATCTATTATCAGTTGTGCACTCAGCAATTCCTCCTCCAACTGCAGCTTGCTATCTGTATGCTGTTGCaatttttcttccatttgttGCACGGTTTCCGAGAGTTGCTCAAGCTTCTGTTCTTGCTGATGAATTGTTTGCTGCCTCTGTTGCGATATCACCTGCTGTTCTTTAAGTGTCGAAGTTTTGGAGTCGATGAAGCCCTTTTGCTCTAGGATAATCTCCTCCTGAATCTGTCGCGTTGCTTCCAAATCTTGTATTGTTTGTTCTTGCTGCTGTAACTTGGCCTCCAgtttctgtattgtttttttcttctcttgaatTTCATCGCTTTTCCTGTGGAGTGTGTCGTTCTGTTCGTGTAGCGTCTCGTTGTGTTGGTTCAGAGTGACTTCGAAGAGGTGTATCAGCAGCGTctgctgatttatttttttctgggattGCTGGAACTTCTTTACTGTCTCGTTCAGTTTGCTTTCCCGTTCTTGGATGATAGCGGTTAATTCGCCTATTTTCTGTTGTAATTTGGCTTCCAGAgtctgtatgtttttttccttttcttgtatttCATCGCTTTGTAGTTGGAGTGTGTCGTTTTGTTCTATCAGAGTCTCATTGTGTTGCTCCAAAGTCTTCTCATAATGCTGTATCAATAGTGACTTTTGCTGCAGTTTGCTGTGTACTTGCTGCATTCTGTCTAAAGTCTCATTGAGAATATTTTCACGTTCTTGAATGATGCTGTTTAATTCGAGTGTTGTCTGTGCGAGTTGGATTTTCAGATTCTGCAAATCTGTTTCCTTTTGTTGTATTTCGTTGCTCTGCAGTTCCAATGTGTTGTTCTGTTCTCGCAACGTGGCATTGTGCATCTGCAGAATTATCTCGTATTGCTGTATCAGCATCGCCTGCTGCTGTGACCTGTTCTGAGCCTCCTCAGCTTTCTCCATTGTTTCGTTCAGCCTCTTTTCACGCTGCTGAATCTGACTCTGCAGTTCATGTACCGTGTCGTTGAGATGAGTCACGGTCTGCTGGTGATGTAAATTCTCCTGGACACGCTGTTCCATTAAGATCTCTCGCACGTCATCTGTGGGGAAGGACAAACGGCTCGTATACATAAGGATGTTAGGGATACGATGCGATTAAAATCATAGCTTCCTGTTATTTGGGATTTGAGGCTATATAAAGAGCAAGGTAAGTTGTAGCCAAGAAAACTAGTCTAAGTAATTGTCATAATGatatcctctaccccccccccccccgcccaaaagaGGCACGTAAGATACCGGTTCAGTGATAATTATTGATGAACGTAAAATTATACATATCAAAgacaataaatgtaaataaaatgccattttgatatttattacattaaaCTAAATGTTTTAATCAAAATCAAGAATATTCTTAtgacaaaggaaacaaaaaagtaagatggaaaaaataatcatgtatatatatatatatatataatatatatatatatatatatatatatatatatatatatatatatatatatatatgtgtgtgtatatatatatatatatatatatatatatatatatatatatatatatatatatatatatattttatatattatatatatatatatacacacacacacacacacacacacacacacacacatacacacacacacacacacacaaacacacacacacacacacacacacacacacacacacacaacacacacacacacacacacacacatgcacacaaacacacacacacacacacacacagatatatatatatatatatatatatatatatatatatatatatatacatatatatatatatatatatatatatatatatatatatatatatatatatatatatattatatatatatgtgtgtgtgtgtgtgtgtgtgtgtgtgtgtgtgtgtgtgtgtgtgtgtgtgtgtgtgtgtgtgtgtgtgtgtgtgtatgcgtgtgtgtgtgtatgtatatatatatatttattatataataatacatatatacacatgtatacacaatatatatatattattattatatatatatatatatatatatatatatatatatatattatatatatatattatgtatatatatatatatatatgtgtgtgtgtgtgtgtgtgtgtgtgtgtgtgtgtgtgtgtgtgtgtgttgtgtgtgtgtgtgtatgtgtgtgtgtgtgtgtgtgtgttgtgtgtgtgtgtgtgtgtgtgtgtgtgtgtgtaatgtatatatatatatatatatatatatatatatatatatacaaatatatatatatatatatatatatttatatatatgtatatatacatatatatgtatatatatatacatatatatatatatttatattatatatattatatatatatatatatatatatatatatatacacatatatacacaaacacacacacatacacacacacacacacacacacacacacatgtgtgtatatatatatatatatatatatatatatatatatatatatatatatacatatatatatacacatgtgtgtgtgcgtgtgtgtgtgtgtgtgtgtgtgtgtatgtgtgtgtatgtgtgtgtgcgtataaatgtatgtatacatatatatacatatatgggtatctatacatttatatacatgtataaacataaagacaaacatacacacacacacacacacacacaaacacacacacacacacacacacacacacacatatatatatatatatatatatatatatatatatatatatatatatatatatatatatatatatatgtatatatatatatatgtgtgtgtgtgtgtgtgtgtgtgtgtgtgtgtgtgtgtgtgtgtgtgtgtgtgtgtgtgtgtgtgtgtgtgtgtatgtgtataagtgtatatgtataaatgtatgtaagtgtatatatatgtatgtatatatacatatataaatatgtatatatatgtatgtatgcgaccCCAGCCTGCCACGGAcaaggacaccatccatcaagtggagactgttattttggaagatcgccgtattGCTTGCACAacatgtcaagattagtgttgggtctgtgactaaattactattattactaaacactattactctctctctctctctctctctctctctctctccctctctctctctctctctctttctttctctctctctctctctctctctctctctctctctctctctctcttcactaatAACACTAACATTCACACGTGCAAAAGTTGTCTGGTCGATGGGTTCCCAGACTACTCCCACTTTTCCGGAAGCAGGAACGAGTCATTTATTCCATGGCTCTTTTAGCAGTGTGACAGGAAAACCAGACTACTtggatgaaacttgggtccatcacagtgatccagaaactaaggcctgGTCAAAAACAGGTAAGGCCATGCTCACAATCTTTtcggaccagcatggagtagtgattaTAAATTTCCGGGCAAAcggtactacaattacaggagcttactgTGCTTCATcgctacagaaattgcgggaggctatTAAAACCAAGAGGCACAGAATGTTgctcacaactctcacattgcccagatggaagcacaTTCCTGTGGCTACacatccttcctcattctctttattctcctgacCCTGTATCGTCTGACTTCATGACTTCCATCTCAACTGTGGACTTCAATAAACGAGGAGTCCACTATTGCATAAAATGGTGCAAGAAGCgtgtcactcttggtgggacTTATGTAGAAAAAGGCTAATAACTATACTTCATACCTGTACATCCATGGGGAAGTGGGTCAGGAGAAAtatttaatgagcgcccctcgtgtatgtgtgtgtgtgtgtgtgtgtgtgtgtgtgtgtgtgtgtgtgtgtgtgtgtgtgtgtgtgtgtgtgtgtgtgtgtgtgtgtgtgtgtgtttgtgtgtgtgtgtgtgtgtgtgtgtgtgtgtgtgtgtgtgtacacacaaatataatgttCTTACCTGAAACTGCATCCTTAAGATTTCTCGCTTGAGTTGCGATGGCTTCCATTAGTTCGGCCACAACCTCGGCTTTCAGTTCTGTAAATGGGGATTTGATAAACAATTGAAAAGATCCTATTAAGGGCTTCGTCACATATAACACTGGGGGGAATAGCCCCAAGtaacacacaaagaaaattcttaaatataaatatcttatctatcttatacattcctttattctattctattttcagaaagaacacaaaaaaacaaactcctGTGTGAATAAGCAGCATTACCCACTTCTCTTACCGGAAAATGCACCATGAAGTCTACTCTCCTGAGAAGCCAAGACTCCCTTGAGGTCAGCCACCACTCCGGCCTTCAGTTCTGTGGTTTGGTAAGGAAATCAGCAACGAGGGTGACGGTAACTGACTTTTTTTTGTAAGAAGTGTCAGAGTGATACAGAAATAAGACCCAACCAGAAATGAAACACCATTTTCACAGAAAGGCGAGTATTTTCTGAAGGATTAATCAGCTTCACTAAACATATAATTAGTGACCGGTGCTAGAAGGGAGGGTCATCTACATGCTATAGGCGGAAGCGGAGATCTGGTGGTTTCTTTTTAACTAATTATGTAGGCAAAGTTCATGCAAGGCTTAACTTCCTCCCATTTTATTATATTCCCAGTCACTGATTTTCGTGactggtaaagttttttttttttatatataaagcgaTTTTGACCCTGTAATCAAATTCCTCGCAGGAATTCCCGTGCTGAAATATACATACTTGAAAATCAAATTGAAAGACATGTAAAAAAGCCTCAACGTGAAACTTTCTTACCTGACACAGCAGTTTGTAGCCTATTCTCTTGAGCTGCGATGCCTTCCCTCAGGTCCGCCACAAGTGCATCTTTCTCTTCGGTGAATGCTGATTTgttaaattaatcaattaataaataatatatacattaattcataaattactaatatattagtgaataatgaataacaaatgaatgaaaaataaatgaataaagttaTTTAGGTTTACCTTTTTTCAATAACAAAGGTGTTCTCATAACAATCGCCCGCCAATGTTAAGTTGTTTTTTTACTAAAACTTTTACCTGTAACATATTCACGTAATaggctgcaatatatatatatatatatatatatataatatatatataatatatatatatatatatatatatatatatgtgtgtgtgtgtgtgtgtgtgtgtgtgtgtgtgtgtgtgtgtgtgtgtgtatacatatacaaacacacacacagacacacacacacacacacacacacacacatatatatatatatataatatatatatatatatatatatatatatatatatatatatatatatatatatatatatatatatatcaacggccaccttcagtcgatgtcgactaaggCAAAGTCAGTGCCTttgcgaaagaatgtgaggagcaagctgttgccatgcagcatgctccctctctccccgcagctgatgaatccaaaggaacggcaaagaccgatacggtttggcaccagcggcggcGCAGGAGTTACCAGAACGAGGTCGTAAGCGACAAGGAACTGCCTTcaggactccggctccggatttttcctcagagttgactcccgaagccttttcatcttatagaagCCACGAGGCAGGGGAATGTTTTGTATAggatggactcccatagcctttgactgtacacggactgaactacaaggcagtagtcgggcatcactatcgtatctcagtaaatctaacccaaaatttgcaaatccgtgtgtgtgtgtgtgtgtgtgtgtgtgtgtgtgtgtgtgtgcattcatacacacacatgcgagcGGGAACAAACATGTGCACCGTATCGGTCTATGACATTCCTTTTGATCCTTCAACTACGTGTCTGGGTGGGAGTGGGTGGAGGTAATAATGCCgcagtcacagacacacacacacacacacacacacacacttatatatatatatatatataatatatatatattatatatatatatatatataacacacacacacttatatataatatatatatatatatatatatatatatatatatatatatatatatatatatatatatatatatatatatatatatatatatattatatacacacacacacatccatatatacatatatatagacatttatatttatatatacataccctcaaacatacatacatacacacacacatacacacacacacacacacacggatgtatatatatatatatatatatatattatattatatatatatataatatatatatatatatatatatatatatatatatatatatatatatatatagatatatttatatatacatttatatacatatatttatgcatatatatatattatatatatatatatatataatataatataaatatgtatatattcatatatatacatatttatttacacacacacacacacacacacacacacaaacacacacacacacacaccacacacacacacacacacacacacatatacatatatatatatttatatatatatatgcacacacacacacacacacacacttatatatatatatattatataatatatatatatatatatatatatatatatatatatatatatatatatatatacacagttatacacacacacacacacacacacacacacacacatatatatatatatatatatatatatatatatatatatatatatatatgtatatatatatgtatatatacatatatatatatatatatatatatatatatatatatattatatatataccacacacatccatatatacatatatatagacatttatatttatatatacatacacacaaacacaccacatacacacacacacacacacacacggatgtgtatataatatatatatatatatatataatatatatatatatatatgtatatatatatatatatatatatacatatatatatataataatatatatatatattatatatattatatatatatatatatatatatatatataaaataatataaatatgtatatattcatatatatacatatttatttacacacacacacacacacacacacacacacacacacacacaacacacacacacacacacacccacacaacacacacatatataatataatatatatatatatatatatatatatatatatatatatatatatatgcatatatatatataatatatatacatatataatataaaataataaatcatatatatatataatattatatatatatatatatatatatatatatatatatatatattatatataattatatatatatatatatatatatatataatatatatatatatatatatatatatatatatatgtatgttatgtatgtgtgtgtgtatgtattgttgtttgtattagttgtgtgtgttgtgttgtataatatatatataatattttatatattatatatatatatatatatatatatatatatatatatatatatatatatatatatattatatatatatatatatatatatatatgattatatatatatatatatataaataaattatatattatatatattatatatatatatatatatattatatatatatatatatatatatatatatatatatatttgtgtgtgtgtgtgtgtgtgtgtgtatacatttttttttcaagtgccctgtcccacaaggacgttgacgatcatggatttccatgattttcttggcaatttatttatacacacacacacacacacacacacacacacacacacacacacacacacactcacacacactcacacacactcacacacacacacacacacacacacacacacacacatatatatatatatatattatatatatatatatattatatatatatatatatatatatatatatatatatatatatatatatatatatatatatacacacacacatatatcgatgCTTATATTATAGATGAAAGTGTGCGTGCTCTAAATTGGGTTTACAAAACGTTGAACATCATTTTGGAATATCTAGATTCCCATGTAACATCAATCCAAAATAGAGAGATAATTTACGAGAGCACCATCTGCCTAACTTACCTGACATAGCTTCTTGCAAATTACTATCGTGTTTCATGATGGCTTCCTTCACTTCGGCAACAACTCCAACTTTCATTTCTGCAAGCATTGTTTGAGGAATATATTAGGCCGACGAGGGCTGAGGACaatatagagataaaagatatatatatatatatatatatatatatatatatatatatatatatatatatatatatatatatatatatctatatatctatatatctatatatctatatatatatatatatatatatatatatatatatatatatatatgttgtaatctTTAAGTATTTAGCAACAGGTTACCTCCTTGCAGTGCCTTAATCATGCTGATGACAGTGTCTGTGTTGTTCTGAATCGAAGTCGTCATCTCTGTGGAAAATACAGGAAATTAGAATCACAGTTAATTACATTTACTGGTAATAATATTTACAGATAATCAAATTTTGTGATTCGAGTTACAGGAAATAAGATTTTCAAATAGCTAGATTAGTTTTCTTTGTATATGAAATGCGTATACGCACATGTTTGCCTATTTACTATTTGTACCAATGCTGAAGTTACTTCACAGTTTTAAGAGCCAGAGGTATGAGCACCAGGTCAAGTCACTTATAAGGGGCAAACTTGAGTACAGTACCGAAGTGTGTCTCACAATTCATAAAGATGTGCCCGGAGGACACAGCTGCAAAACACATGAAAAGTTCTTTCAAGTAAGAGGTTGTGAAAAGATGACCAGACTCATTACAGACTATGCCTCTGTTCCCCTGATCACTCTTATACATTAGAGGAGCATTCGAGAACTCAAGAATTTAAGAATAAATCACTTGTAGCTTATCGGGTGTTATCAATCCCCAAACGGAGGCTAATCTTGCCAAAGCAGACATGAAATTCACATGTCCTCTGACTAGATTATTCAGTTCTCCATGATATGTATGTAGTACGTAAATCATTCCCTAGTGCCCCACATAACCAAAGCGATAATATACTTTTAGCCCTAAGCAAATTTTCCGGCTAAAGGTGTGGCTTGGCTTTATCCAGGCTGCCATGCCTTTCTGTGGGCATGAAATTCACATAAAAGTGTTtaaagatagagacagatgaGCATTATAACCATCACCCCTACAGATAGATCAGTTGGTCCACACTGCAGCCACCAGCTTTGCACAAAAGGACAAAGTGTGTCCACGTACACAGGCAGAGGTGGTTACTTGATAGAATATGTTTTGAACTCTGGACAGTCGAGGACAGTTCAAAGCATACCCACTGGCAGTTTACTTGTGGTTACCATGTTCGCCTTGAGACACAAATATTCTAAGGGTAAAAACAGTTACATTGACATTCACGGGAACAAAATTGCAAACAGACTAACATTGCGAGAGAGGGCAGTCTTAGACGGTTATGAACT is a window from the Penaeus monodon isolate SGIC_2016 chromosome 41, NSTDA_Pmon_1, whole genome shotgun sequence genome containing:
- the LOC119598482 gene encoding golgin subfamily A member 6-like protein 22; translation: MELDSSRLDLQSLGTKSKGPMARRPRRNPDVTDGMQPTSFPVAPPPPSPLPWLLCFLPPDSSLLCSRPQCSSLSARRRMPVPLAVFLPLALLLRPGWSHAGDPSSASGEDITTSLVFNQVALAHLLEKAAATDEKMTTSIQNNTDTVISMIKALQGEMKVGVVAEVKEAIMKHDSNLQEAMSAFTEEKDALVADLREGIAAQENRLQTAVSELKAGVVADLKGVLASQESRLHGAFSELKAEVVAELMEAIATQARNLKDAVSDDVREILMEQRVQENLHHQQTVTHLNDTVHELQSQIQQREKRLNETMEKAEEAQNRSQQQAMLIQQYEIILQMHNATLREQNNTLELQSNEIQQKETDLQNLKIQLAQTTLELNSIIQERENILNETLDRMQQVHSKLQQKSLLIQHYEKTLEQHNETLIEQNDTLQLQSDEIQEKEKNIQTLEAKLQQKIGELTAIIQERESKLNETVKKFQQSQKKINQQTLLIHLFEVTLNQHNETLHEQNDTLHRKSDEIQEKKKTIQKLEAKLQQQEQTIQDLEATRQIQEEIILEQKGFIDSKTSTLKEQQVISQQRQQTIHQQEQKLEQLSETVQQMEEKLQQHTDSKLQLEEELLSAQLIIDEQDDKITEQENMLTLKESEITHLGEIISNFSSQDARKPQDCADLWMQGKAKSGQYTIYPKTENESMEVWCNMNKDGPWTAILVRSYEFLQQNFSRSWEQYKMGFGDPSAEYWLGLEALHAITVRAPQVLQVTMEDYQGNVYTGGLESFFVDSEASGYRVSMNGSHGVGDSMLSNNGQEFSSVDRDNDAFPFVNCAEYFGGGGWWYAGCSAINPTGPLTAKSRPALHWVIYEPTPRFVRLSKLVLKIQPYDFHFRQSV